A genomic region of Gemmata massiliana contains the following coding sequences:
- a CDS encoding DUF2203 domain-containing protein has product MSNTPNRASNGSAGKPRKKEVTLDLTTARQMLPLVRGIVTDVQNARRAINRLVPEQERLERQRRDLVWQERQRRYQVIDEIAAAEKAWTTAVSELNNLGITLVDDEAGEVDFPTKVNGRTAAFSWLLGEEALRHWHYSDEESRRPIPADWDKAGAVTTTRYRGSQP; this is encoded by the coding sequence ATGAGCAACACGCCCAACCGCGCGAGTAACGGATCGGCGGGAAAGCCTCGTAAGAAAGAGGTCACGCTGGACCTCACGACCGCTCGTCAGATGCTTCCCCTCGTTCGGGGCATTGTGACGGACGTTCAAAACGCCCGCCGCGCGATTAACCGCCTCGTTCCCGAGCAAGAGCGCCTCGAACGGCAGCGCCGCGACCTCGTGTGGCAGGAGCGCCAGCGCCGGTACCAGGTGATCGACGAGATCGCCGCGGCCGAAAAAGCCTGGACGACGGCCGTTTCCGAACTGAACAACCTCGGCATCACGCTCGTGGACGACGAGGCCGGGGAAGTGGACTTCCCAACGAAGGTCAACGGCCGCACGGCCGCGTTCTCGTGGCTCCTGGGCGAAGAGGCCCTCCGCCACTGGCACTACTCCGACGAAGAATCGCGCCGGCCGATCCCGGCCGACTGGGATAAAGCGGGCGCCGTGACGACGACTCGTTACCGCGGCAGCCAACCATAA